A stretch of Paenibacillus mucilaginosus 3016 DNA encodes these proteins:
- a CDS encoding methyltransferase domain-containing protein, which produces MYRALKERDLRPELMDDFSKGGEDLREALRHLRRLNRVFRAAAPTLYGVRRLWEATGRPRTFTVLDAGAGSGDVNRRLLGWAEASGIDMRITLADITQEACDEAAAFFRDEPRIEVRRCNVLSLEEGCADVVTGSQFLHHFDRAELPGVVGRMLKGARHGVVINDIHRHWIPWSAVWVAARVLSRNRYIRHDGPLSVAKGFRSADWEYLKEQLGAESFHYTWVPLFRYAVVIGKASASQADWSVPR; this is translated from the coding sequence ATGTATAGGGCGCTCAAGGAAAGGGATCTGAGGCCCGAGCTCATGGACGATTTCAGCAAAGGCGGGGAGGACCTCCGGGAGGCGCTCCGCCATCTGAGGCGGCTGAACCGGGTGTTCCGGGCGGCGGCTCCGACCCTGTACGGCGTCCGGAGGCTGTGGGAGGCGACGGGGCGGCCGCGGACCTTCACCGTGCTGGATGCCGGCGCGGGCTCCGGCGACGTGAACCGGCGGCTGCTCGGGTGGGCCGAGGCCAGCGGGATTGACATGCGGATCACGCTGGCGGATATCACGCAGGAGGCGTGCGACGAGGCGGCCGCCTTCTTCCGCGACGAGCCGCGGATCGAGGTGCGCCGCTGCAATGTTCTCTCCCTGGAAGAGGGCTGCGCGGATGTTGTAACCGGTTCGCAGTTCCTTCATCACTTCGACCGGGCGGAGCTGCCGGGGGTCGTGGGCCGGATGCTGAAGGGGGCCAGGCACGGCGTCGTGATCAATGACATCCACCGCCACTGGATTCCGTGGTCCGCCGTCTGGGTAGCGGCGCGTGTGCTCTCGCGCAACCGCTATATCCGGCATGACGGTCCGCTGTCCGTGGCCAAGGGCTTCCGCTCCGCCGATTGGGAATACCTGAAGGAGCAGCTCGGTGCCGAGTCCTTCCACTATACATGGGTGCCGCTCTTCCGATATGCCGTAGTGATCGGCAAGGCGTCCGCGTCCCAGGCGGACTGGAGCGTCCCCCGATGA